A window of the Butyricimonas virosa genome harbors these coding sequences:
- the rpsJ gene encoding 30S ribosomal protein S10: MSQKIRIKLKSYDHNLVDKSAEKIVKTVKATGAVVSGPIPLPTHKGIFTVNRSTFVNKKSREQFLVCTFKRLIDIYSSTAGTIDALMKLELPSGVEVEIKV, translated from the coding sequence ATGAGCCAAAAAATCAGAATTAAGTTGAAATCTTACGATCACAACTTGGTTGACAAGTCTGCAGAGAAGATTGTAAAGACAGTGAAGGCTACCGGAGCAGTGGTTAGTGGTCCGATTCCACTTCCTACTCACAAGGGAATTTTTACTGTAAACCGCTCTACGTTCGTGAACAAAAAGAGCCGCGAGCAATTCTTGGTATGCACGTTCAAAAGATTAATCGACATCTACAGTTCAACTGCAGGTACGATTGACGCCTTGATGAAACTTGAATTACCGAGTGGTGTTGAAGTAGAGATTAAAGTTTGA